The Podarcis raffonei isolate rPodRaf1 chromosome 18, rPodRaf1.pri, whole genome shotgun sequence genome includes the window tttgaggccatttagggctttcaaggtcagcaccaaccctttgaattgtgcttggaaacatcttgggagccaatgtaggtctttcaggactggtttcCTATGGTCtgcactcccagtccccagtctggcagccacattctggattagttgcagtttccgggtcaccttccaagggagccccAAGGAGAGCGCATggctgtagtccaagcgggagacaaccagagcatgcaccactctggccagacaatCTGAGCGCAGGGAGGGTCTTATTCCTCCTGCCCGCCCGCTAACCAAGGCCTTTTGTCTCCTGCAGCCGCCTGAGcagccccccttcccccaccaTCAGGGCCCCCCGCACTGCCCCCCCTGGAACAGCAACCATGAGGGGATGTGGAGCGAGCAGCGGGAGCCCGGCTGGAGCAACCAGCGCGATGCCCCTTGGAACAGCCAGCCGGAACCCGCCTGGAACAGCCAGTTTGAGGCGCCCTGGAACAGCCAGCATGAGCAGCCGCCCTGGGGAGGGGGCCAGAGGGAGCCGCCCTTCCGCATGCAGAGGCCCCCCCACTTCCGGGGGCCCTTCCCGCCCCACCAGCAGCACCCCCAGTTCAACCAGCCGCCCCACCCGCACAACTTCAACCGCTTCCCCCCGCGATTCATGCAGGACGACTTCCCGCCGCGCCACCCCTTCGAGCGGCCCCCTTACCCGCACCGCTTCGACTACCCCCAAGGCGACTTCCCCCAGGGTGAGTGGAGGGGGGGgcagaaggctggctgggaggggCTAAGGCAGGGGGTCCGGGAGCAAGGGGGTCATTCGCTAGGCCTGGGCGATAATCTGGTTTTCGCGTTGATGATATATCAGCCGCTAAACAtcacgatacagtggtacctttgttttCGAACATACTTGGTTCCGAAAGACCGTTCCAGTTCCGAAATGTCCAAAAacagaagtgtttacttctgggaaaactctgttcggaagctgcgctttggcacatttgacttccgaaaagcaTTCTAAAACCGAAGCGTTTGCTTCTGGGTTTACAGCGTTCCAGTTCTGAAACATTTCAGAGACCGCCGTACCGCTGTACACTAATATATTGCAGTGTTTGAAATGAGGATGGAGCTATAGACGACATGATTCGCGATGTATTTCCAAGCCAAAAATTGCGAAATGACATGTCACACAGTatgaacctcaaagcagttttgaaCGATAATACTGATATGTCGCCCAGCCCTGGTCCTTGTCCAGTTGAAAGAAGTTTTGCTCAGGGGAGGTTAATTCCCGTGGGACCCTCTGATCCGAAACCACCGCTGCCttatgggatatcttcaggaggagaaaaggctaagacaggcttcctcaacattggccctccatatgttttgagactacagttcccgtcatccctgaccactggtcctgctagctagggatcatgggagttgtaggtcaaaaacatctggagggccgaggttgaggaagcctgggctaaggcatgggtaggcaaactaaggcaggctggatccggcccaatcgcctgcggacggtctgggaatcagcgtgtttttacatgagtagaatgtgtccttttattgaaaatgcatctctgggttatttgtggggcataggaattcgttcattttttcttccaaaatatagtccagccccccacaaggtctgagggacagtggactggccctctgctggaaaagtttgcagacccctgggcTAAGgggtaaaccctgcacaaatccaacgcggagtccctaaggcggttggatggcgccgTGTCTGCCTCCTtctgccaagctggtgccaaacttcCTTCCTTTGGACCCCCGTCAGCGAGGCGGGGGGGTGcattgtcatctgggcagtccaggaccccCAGAGGCACTGCCCAGGCTTACACCCCAAGGAGCTCGCTCCAACGCATTGTCCCGTGCTCAGATCCTGCAGCTACTCGGGCCGTTCTGaagcttctccttccttcctttgcagaGATTGGGCCCCCGCACCACCACCCGGGCCACCGCATGCCGCACCCGGGGATCAGCGAGCACCCTCCCTGGGGGGGCCCCCAGCACCCTGACTTTGGGCCCCCGCCCCACGGGTTCAACGGGCAGCCGCCCCACATGCGCCGGCAGGGGCCCCCGCACGTCAACCACGACGACCCCAGCCTCGTGCCCAACGTCCCCTACTTCGACCTCCCCGCCGGACTGATGGCCCCCCTGGTCAAAGTAAGTGGCCTGAGGGGGGAGCTGCCCCCCAAAACTCCAGAAGGGCAGGAAGAGGCCTCTCCCGACCCCCGTGGCCTCTCCTTCGTGGCCccaggggtgctgggaattattttCCCGCTGGACTGTGTGCCATgacggctcctctcccctcctagcTGGAGGACCATGACTACAAGCCCCTGGACCCCAAGGATATCCGCCTGCCGCCCCCCATGCCCCCCAGCGAGAGGCTCCTGGCAGCCGTGGAAGCTTTCTACAGCCCCCCTTCACACGACCGGCCAAGAAACAGGTGAGGGGCGAGACCCAGAAAGGGCTCCTTTGGCTGGCTTGTTTTTTTGCTTTGACTGGGCCAGAGACAGCGAAAATGGTGATAAAATTGTTCATGCCTGCAATAGCGGCGGcaaggtttttttatatatgagCAGAAGTGGAAGGAAGCAGCAATCGCcaggaaagaagaatggattaACAAACTGGTGGATTgagccaaaatggcaaaattaactgctagTTAAGAGACTCGAAAGATGACTTTCTGACTTCTgtttagggacatttttaatgtttgatgttttatcgtgtttttagtattctgttgggagccgcccagagtggctggggaaacccagctggatgggtggggtataaataataaattatcattattttatattattttattcttcaGTGTAAGATGGATTTATGCCTTGAGCAACAGAAGAACGATAATACGTTattttcagtttttcattttatacTTTGTGTAACGTTAGAAACAAATGGGCAGTTTGGGGAGTGGAGACATAACATCTTATCGAGTGATATAGGATGAGAAAAATAAGAACAGTAAcctatgatgatgatggtgatgggttgttgttttttattatgtcttttgtggttttaatatcttgattttattctgccaACCGCCCAGAGACCCTCCAAGTATAGGGccctatataaattcaataaataataagtaaTACATTACATGAAAACCtaatgatatattttttttaatgcccccCTTTTTCCTACAGCGAGGGTTGGGAGCAGAATGGTCTGTACGAGTTCTTCCGGGCGAAGATGAGGGCCCGGCGGCGCaaggggcaggagaagaggaacAGGTGGGCACGGGGCTCCGGGGAGCGTGCAGAGTGCCGTCAGCAGGGGGAGTGGGGAGGTGCAGAGGGACCCCCTCCCTGTATCCAAACCGAGTACAGCCATCACCTGGAGGGTAGGGGATCCTGCCCCCTGGACTGGGGGGCCTCCTGGCTCGGCTGATGTCCAGCAGCCGCAGGGCCAGCCGAGGTTCCTGGGCGCTTTGGCTGCAGGAGTCCAGGGCGATTGCACAGTACCACTATAcgccctcctttttctcccctgcCCAGCGGCCCCTCGCCATCCCGCAGTAGCCGGTCCAAGAGCCGTGGCCGCTCCTCTTCGCGCTCCAACTCGAGGTCGTCCAAGTCCTCCGGCTCCTACTCCCGATCCCGGTCGAGATCCTGCTCCCGGTCGCGGTCCTACTCTCGCTCCCAGTCCAGgtgaggaggaagggcagggcagGAGGGCCTGGGTCTCGCTCGCTGGTGTGGGCAGGTTGGCAAGACTGGGGGCGGGCTGCGGACGTTGCctttctggctggctggctggcttcttCAGCCCACTTGAAGCTTTTTGGGGAAGGAACTGGTCGTTTTTCACGACGTGCGGCTAGCcggtggaactcacttccacaagatgCCACAGCAGccgagaatgaatgaatatttgcaCCAGCtgtcggccatagcaataaaacaacaatacgatatacaaagaatagaaataaaaagtcaattatataaaatacattttagagcTTTGAATCAATGGTTAAGtggtggaccttattctgattgccccagctaaaaatcttgccacctttgctgtcacctgctcatcttgatctgccaagagaaaggactctGTGGCAGCGGCTGAGCGACCCGGAATGGAtgataaaagaggggtgataatctcattcctcaattCTTTATCAAGAGCGCAAGCCAGAAGGGCGTGCGCCACCGATTCAGGACTGCCGTCTCCACAGGGACGTTTTTCGTGTGGCATCTGTTGGCATCGTCGCTCAAGACCAGCCGAGGGCAAGACATTCAATCTCACGAGAGTCAAAGCACGTCTGTAATTTGGAATTGCTCGGTTATGCAAAgagggtgccagagagtcaaaatgggaaggtggaaaatagtcataccatgggcaaaagttccttattgtggccaagctGTTCTGACGCTCGAGATCATTTAGGCACTGACAAATTAGAtggtttgctttactaaaacccaaagtgagtagctgtcGTCGTGATAAaacacaagagtgaagttttcgATAGACAATTTTAGGGCTGTCTCTTCCCGAGAGAAAGAGGGCCTGACTTTGCTTCTTCCCCCGTCTGTCTTCCCAGGAGCAGAAGCGGCTCTCGGTCCTCTCAGAGCCGCTCTCGGTCCAGGTCCCGGTCGAAATCCTACTCCCCTGGAAGGCGGCACCGGTCCCGATCCCGCAGCCAGACACCTCCGTAAGATTTGACTCTGCACTGCAaaggtgtttgggggggggaaggattggGGTCGAGGGATCGACACGATAATCCTCACTTCTCCTCGGTTTCTTCTGCCCCGTCTGTAGCTCCTCGGCCGGATTGGGATCCAGTTCGGGGCCCCCCATCCCTGAATCGAGACTAGGAGAGGAGAACAAGGGGCACCAGATGCTGGTGAAGATGGGTAAGGCAGCCTGGTGCCCGATGGCTCTGTCCGTCAGGGGTGGGGTCCATCTAGGGGGCCTGTTCCACTCCTCCGGTGGTTAGAGGGTGTCCGGCTAGGAGgacttgggttcaaattcccactcggaCCGGATTTGGGCGGCTCCAAGGCTGGTCGTTGACTCCCTGCCCTAATGCCTACCTTGCAGGCTCGTTGTGAGGGTCATATGGGGAAAGGGAGAACTGTGTAGGCCACCCCtgggaggaaaggggggtggagatacAAAGGTCCTAATAATGTGGAATTAAAAGCCTTCCAGAGGAATCGCCTTCTCTCTGGGGCAGCTCAGTCGGTAAGAGCAcagggctcttaatctcagggttgggggttcgagtcccacattgagtgaaacattcctgcattgccagggattggactgaatgtccgactctacaattctgtgggtcTGTCTGCCAACGTAGAGCGTTTGAGGGCTGGGCAGAGAGCTGCAACCTGCCAGCCACAGCTGGGGCCAGTCGCTGCTGTGGCGCCTGGGTCCAGCTTTCAGGTTTGGGGGCACCTGATTGGCTGCCACCGGGTCAGGACCCTTTGGGTccgattctgctgctgctgctgggctcctCCGCCATGGGGTCAGAGGTTTCCGGAGAGAGGTGCTTTGACGccacctctccccctcctcctgccaactgCCTGCTTTTCCCTTTCCCCAGGGTGGAGCGGATCTGGGGGGCTGGGGGCCAAGGAGCAGGGGATCCAGGACCCCATTAAAGGCGGCGACATCCGAGACAAGTGGGACCAGTACAAGGGTGTGGGGGTGGCCCTGGACGACCCCTACGAGAACTACCGGAGGAACAAGAGCTACTCCTTCATTGCCCGCATGAAGGCCAGGGATGAAAGTAAGTGGGCAAGCCGTGGGTCTGACCcctggctgcggggggggggggggaggaagccccTCGTTCCATTTCTGGTTCGCTTTCAATCTGTACGACGGCATTACTGCACCCTTGCCGGTGGGCTGCCAGCAACCACCTGGCGAGGACGGCGAGACCCCGTCTCCCCGAGACGCTAAGGCAGAAGTGCTTCCATGAGCCTTGGGGCAAACGTGTGGGGAGCCGGCAGGCTGCTAGGCCCAAGGGCTTTAGCCAAACCCCTCCCTTTGGCATGAGGAAAGCTAGAAAGGGGGAAGGGTCTCTTGAGGTTGCCAGGCCAGTGCAAAGGAGGGCAGGAACTGGGGCAACCTCTCGTTCAGGTGGGAGTCTGCGTGGGGGCACCTAACACTACCCACCTCCCTgatggctgcaggaaggtcctgcttCCTCTGTCATTTCATTAAGTATGGCATGCAAACCCCCCTCCCGCTAGCCCAGGACCGTGGGCTTCTGCTGCCCCCTGCATCCCGCCTGACCcttcttttttcctcccaaagCTTAACGCCGCTCAGAGCCAAGGGAGCCCAGCCGGTCGTCCATCAGCATCCGAGCCCCAGCCTGGCCATGTGAATTGAGGCTCTCTACTGTACCTCTTGACCGCCACCCCCCCTGCCCCagacgaccccccccccaacttctgcCCGTCAGGATACA containing:
- the CHERP gene encoding calcium homeostasis endoplasmic reticulum protein, encoding MEMPPPLPPPPEDQELRNVIDKLAQFVARNGPEFEKMTMEKQKENPKFSFLFGGDFYGYYKYKLALEQQQLLCKQSQDLEPAPQIQPLPQPALATAAAPIATLQGTPSMEELIQQSLWNLQQQEQHLLALRQEQITSAIALAVEQQMQKVLEETQLDMNEFDNLLQPIIDTCTKDAISAGKNWMFSNAKSPQHCELMAGHLRNRITAEGAHFELRLHLIYLINDVLHHCQRKQQRDLLAALQKVVVPIYCTSFLAVEEDKQQKIARLLQLWEKNGYFDEAIIQQLQSPALGLGQYQATLIMEYGSVVQPVQVAFQQQIQTLKTQHEEFVSSLSQQQQQQQQQQQQPPQLQIPPPESEVKATPAPPPPAAPITPTDEGKPQLPLPDSAEYEATGAGATDPATPGPRGPGPHDHIPPNKPPWFEQPHPVTPWAQQQPPEQPPFPHHQGPPHCPPWNSNHEGMWSEQREPGWSNQRDAPWNSQPEPAWNSQFEAPWNSQHEQPPWGGGQREPPFRMQRPPHFRGPFPPHQQHPQFNQPPHPHNFNRFPPRFMQDDFPPRHPFERPPYPHRFDYPQGDFPQEIGPPHHHPGHRMPHPGISEHPPWGGPQHPDFGPPPHGFNGQPPHMRRQGPPHVNHDDPSLVPNVPYFDLPAGLMAPLVKLEDHDYKPLDPKDIRLPPPMPPSERLLAAVEAFYSPPSHDRPRNSEGWEQNGLYEFFRAKMRARRRKGQEKRNSGPSPSRSSRSKSRGRSSSRSNSRSSKSSGSYSRSRSRSCSRSRSYSRSQSRSRSGSRSSQSRSRSRSRSKSYSPGRRHRSRSRSQTPPSSAGLGSSSGPPIPESRLGEENKGHQMLVKMGWSGSGGLGAKEQGIQDPIKGGDIRDKWDQYKGVGVALDDPYENYRRNKSYSFIARMKARDET